One Aethina tumida isolate Nest 87 chromosome 5, icAetTumi1.1, whole genome shotgun sequence genomic window carries:
- the LOC109598763 gene encoding putative serine protease F56F10.1, whose product MKCLVLVLYVLIWGLGGAKRLHRGRRTGGNLIPPTTEDRMMVFQDQYFEQVLDHSDPTNRATWKQDWTFVGSLAQLNSQRYYLNDNFFNKSKRNVAFLMVGGEAEISSKWMYQGAWIKSAKEHGAICFQLEHRFYGTSQPFQDLSTEHLKLLTSQQALDDLATFIVAMNKRYELLDVKWITFGGSYSGSLAAWLRMKYSHLVHGAVSSSAPLYAKVDFEEYFLVVAKDLSTVYSEECASVVKTALSLLEEKVLEGNDTLGETFNLCDTKVNTNVGNDVSNLFSLMTDSFAYAAQYNNDNRNGEFNINYVCDIMTNSSFGNVLDRLAYLNADADCIDYSFESMIRELRNETLDSGVSEGARQWTYQTCTEFAFYQTTNGLPQIFTNRIPLQFYIDICSETFGAEINHTYLNRITERTNVIYGAYDIQVSNVVFVHGTLDPWYPLGLIGSNEEGMTTVLINGTAHCANMYDEKEDDSKDLKEARDVVQKLIRTWINEL is encoded by the exons ATGAAGTGTCTGGTGTTGGTACTGTACGTGTTAATTTGGGGGTTGGGTGGTGCCAAAAGGCTGCATAGGGGTAGAAGAACTGGAGGCAATTTGATTCCTCCCACCACCGAGGACAGGATGATGGTTTTTCAGGATCAGTATTTCGAACAGGTTTTGGACCATTCTGATCCTACGAATCGGGCCACTTGGAAGCAG GACTGGACGTTCGTCGGCTCGTTAGCTCAGTTG aattcgcAGAGGTACTACTTGAACGACAACTTCTTCAACAAATCCAAACGAAACGTGGCCTTCCTAATGGTCGGAGGCGAAGCTGAGATAAGCTCAAAGTGGATGTACCAAGGGGCGTGGATCAAGTCAGCCAAAGAGCACGGTGCCATTTGCTTTCAACTGGAACACAGGTTTTATGGTACCAGTCAACCATTTCAGGATTTGAGCACTGAACACCTTAAACTTTTAACCAGTCAACAAGCTTTGGACGATCTGGCCACGTTTATTGTGGCCATGAACAAAAGATACGAATTGTTGGATGTTAAGTGGATAACTTTTGGAGGCTCTTATTCAGGGTCTTTGGCAGCTTGGCTGAGGATGAAGTACTCGCATTTGGTTCATGGAGCTGTCTCTTCTAGTGCTCCTTTGTATGCTAAGGTAGACTTCGAAG AATACTTCTTGGTGGTTGCCAAAGACTTAAGCACTGTTTACAGCGAAGAGTGTGCTTCAGTAGTAAAAACAGCTCTGTCGTTGCTAGAGGAGAAGGTTCTTGAAGGAAATGACACCCTTGGAGAAACGTTCAATCTTTGTGACACTAAAGTTAATACAAACGTAGGCAACGACGTgtccaatttattttcattaatgacGGACTCCTTCGCTTATGCAGCACAATACAACAACGATAATCGAAATGGCGagttcaatataaattatgtctgCGACATAATGACGAATTCGAGTTTTGGCAACGTACTCGACCGATTAGCATATCTCAATGCGGACGCTGATTGTATTGATTACAGCTTCGAGTCCATGATTCGGGAGCTGAGGAACGAAACTTTGGACAGTGGTGTTTCCGAAGGAG CTCGCCAATGGACTTACCAAACATGCACCGAATTCGCCTTTTATCAGACAACGAACGGGCTCCCGCAAATATTTACCAACAGAATTCCGTTACAATTCTACATTGACATCTGTTCAGAAACGTTTGGTGCAGAGATAAATCATACGTACCTAAACCGAATTACGGAGAGGACGAACGTCATTTATGGCGCTTATGATATTCAAGTTTCCAACGTCGTTTTCGTCCATGGAACGCTCGATCCTTGGTATCCTTTGGGTCTTATCGGGAGTAATGAGGAAGGGATGActactgttttaattaacg GAACGGCGCATTGTGCCAATATGTACGATGAAAAGGAAGATGATTCAAAGGATTTAAAGGAAGCAAGGGATGTCGTTCAAAAGTTAATTCGAACGTGGATAAAcgaattataa